In a single window of the Pseudomonas entomophila genome:
- a CDS encoding efflux transporter outer membrane subunit, producing the protein MDMRNFVLPCVLAFALAGCSLAPTYQRPEAPVAAQWGDAAAHQGRAVEQLDWQAFIVDPTLRQLVATALDNNRSLRQTLLDIEQARAQYRIQRADRVPGLNAGASGNRQHLPAELASDGREGVNSTYQVGLSLPEYEVDLFGRVKSLSDAALEQYLATEEAGRAARVALVAEVSQAYLSLDGAERRQALTRQTLASREDSLALVGQRRAVGTATALDHQEALGLVEQSRAELETTVRQQRQAYNALVLLLGSADAAKAIPGERSAAPMVLQDIAPGAPSALLERRPDILAAEHRLRARNADIGAARAAFFPRISLTGSFGTSSAQMSGLFDGGSRSWSFMPQLSLPLFDAGRNKAGLSLAEARKDSAVAAYEGTIQVAFREVADALAATDTLRREEAARRALADTSQATLALAKARYEGGVDNHLRYLDAQRGNYVNEASYIEASTQHQLALVDLFRALGGGWPTKM; encoded by the coding sequence ATGGACATGCGTAATTTCGTTTTGCCCTGTGTGCTGGCGTTTGCCCTGGCCGGTTGCTCGCTGGCGCCGACCTACCAGCGCCCCGAGGCGCCGGTCGCGGCCCAGTGGGGCGACGCGGCGGCCCACCAGGGCCGGGCGGTGGAGCAACTGGACTGGCAGGCGTTCATCGTCGACCCGACCCTGCGCCAGCTGGTCGCCACCGCGCTGGACAACAACCGCTCGCTGCGCCAGACCCTGCTGGACATCGAGCAGGCCCGTGCGCAATACCGTATCCAGCGCGCCGACCGGGTGCCGGGCCTGAACGCCGGGGCCTCCGGCAACCGCCAGCACCTGCCGGCGGAGCTGGCCAGCGATGGCCGCGAAGGGGTGAACAGCACCTACCAGGTGGGGCTGTCGCTGCCGGAGTACGAGGTGGACCTGTTCGGCCGGGTGAAGAGCTTGAGTGACGCGGCGCTGGAGCAGTACCTGGCCACCGAGGAGGCCGGGCGCGCCGCGCGCGTTGCCTTGGTCGCCGAGGTCAGCCAGGCCTACCTCAGCCTCGACGGCGCCGAACGCCGCCAGGCCCTGACCCGCCAGACCCTGGCCAGCCGCGAGGACTCGCTGGCCCTGGTCGGCCAGCGCCGCGCCGTCGGCACCGCCACCGCCCTGGACCACCAGGAAGCCCTGGGCCTGGTGGAGCAATCGCGGGCCGAGCTGGAAACCACCGTGCGCCAGCAGCGCCAGGCCTACAACGCCCTGGTGCTGCTGCTGGGCAGCGCGGACGCGGCCAAGGCCATCCCGGGCGAGCGTTCCGCCGCGCCCATGGTGCTGCAGGACATCGCCCCGGGCGCGCCGTCGGCTTTGCTGGAGCGGCGCCCGGATATCCTCGCCGCCGAGCACCGGCTGCGGGCGCGCAACGCCGATATCGGCGCGGCGCGGGCGGCGTTCTTCCCGCGCATCAGCCTGACCGGCAGCTTTGGTACCTCGAGTGCGCAGATGTCCGGGCTGTTCGACGGCGGTTCGCGTAGTTGGAGCTTCATGCCGCAATTGTCGCTGCCGCTGTTCGACGCCGGGCGCAACAAGGCCGGCCTGAGCCTGGCCGAGGCGCGCAAGGACTCGGCGGTGGCCGCCTACGAAGGCACTATCCAGGTCGCCTTCCGCGAAGTGGCCGACGCCCTGGCCGCCACCGACACCTTGCGCCGCGAAGAGGCCGCGCGCCGGGCCCTGGCCGATACCAGCCAGGCGACCCTGGCGCTGGCCAAGGCGCGCTACGAGGGCGGGGTGGACAACCACCTGCGCTACCTCGACGCCCAGCGCGGCAACTATGTGAACGAGGCGAGCTACATCGAGGCCAGCACCCAGCACCAGTTGGCGCTGGTCGACCTGTTCCGCGCCCTGGGCGGTGGTTGGCCGACGAAAATGTGA
- a CDS encoding sensor domain-containing diguanylate cyclase has product MRAARKTTEDGVYTMTSEGRATALFRLVLCFMAVVMLAFVLIEGWRIWRDYRQVFINADRAVTNLARATAQHAEDAIRQVDAITAALAERLEGDGFDHIDRPRLHALLKQQAAIIPQLHGLFVYAPDGSWIVTDKDVVPPGANNADRDYFIYHRTHPDRQVRIGSVVRSRSTGDLIIPISRRLDYPDGSFAGVLLGTIKVDWFVRYYGDFKIDERGALVLAMRDGTLLVRRPFVEQVIGRSLAASAIFRNHLPYTSEGVAEAVAVVDGTPRLYAFRALSSYPLVVEAGLSRESIIAPWRHDMLKSVAVLVLLLIGLAGFGWVVLRQLRERIAIERALHQAHQTLKAMALNDSLTGLGNRRRLDAVLEPEIRRARRQGHSLALVMLDLDYFKLYNDRYGHPAGDACLRRFGELLRQALKRPGDLAVRYGGEEFTLLLPDTDTQGASLIVQEILQALRRAAIEHLGSPLGRVSASAGIAVVAPSLGRVTPENLITAADEALYTAKRQGRDRYCVAGSVPVAARSNP; this is encoded by the coding sequence ATGCGCGCAGCCAGGAAAACGACTGAGGACGGTGTCTACACGATGACCAGCGAGGGCAGGGCGACGGCGCTGTTTCGCCTGGTGCTGTGCTTCATGGCGGTGGTGATGCTGGCCTTCGTGCTGATCGAGGGCTGGCGGATCTGGCGCGACTATCGCCAGGTGTTCATCAACGCCGACCGGGCGGTGACCAACCTGGCCCGGGCTACCGCCCAGCACGCCGAGGATGCCATCCGCCAGGTCGACGCCATCACCGCCGCGTTGGCCGAGCGCCTCGAGGGCGATGGTTTCGATCACATCGACCGGCCCCGGCTGCACGCCTTGCTCAAGCAGCAGGCGGCAATCATCCCGCAGTTGCATGGCTTGTTCGTCTATGCCCCCGACGGCAGCTGGATCGTCACCGACAAGGACGTGGTGCCCCCCGGCGCCAACAACGCCGACCGCGACTATTTCATCTACCACCGCACCCATCCGGACCGTCAGGTGCGCATCGGCTCGGTGGTGCGCAGCCGGTCCACCGGCGACCTGATCATCCCCATCTCGCGGCGCCTGGACTACCCCGACGGCAGTTTTGCCGGGGTGCTGCTGGGCACCATCAAGGTCGACTGGTTCGTGCGTTACTACGGCGACTTCAAGATCGACGAACGCGGCGCACTGGTGCTGGCCATGCGCGACGGCACCCTCCTCGTGCGCCGGCCGTTCGTCGAGCAGGTGATCGGCAGGAGCCTGGCGGCCAGTGCGATCTTCCGCAACCACTTACCCTATACCAGCGAAGGCGTGGCCGAGGCAGTGGCGGTGGTCGATGGCACGCCGCGGCTGTATGCCTTCCGTGCGTTGTCGAGCTATCCGTTGGTGGTGGAGGCAGGGTTGTCGCGTGAATCGATCATCGCCCCCTGGCGCCACGACATGCTCAAGTCGGTGGCGGTGCTGGTGCTGCTGCTGATTGGCCTGGCCGGCTTTGGCTGGGTGGTATTGCGCCAGTTGCGCGAGCGGATCGCCATCGAGCGCGCCTTGCACCAGGCGCATCAGACGCTCAAGGCCATGGCGCTGAACGATAGCCTCACCGGCCTGGGCAATCGGCGTCGACTCGATGCGGTGCTCGAGCCCGAGATCCGCCGCGCGCGGCGCCAGGGGCATTCACTGGCGCTGGTGATGCTCGACCTGGACTACTTCAAACTCTACAACGACCGTTACGGGCACCCGGCGGGGGATGCTTGCCTGCGGCGTTTCGGCGAGTTGTTGCGCCAGGCGCTCAAGCGCCCGGGGGACCTGGCGGTGCGCTATGGCGGGGAGGAGTTCACGCTGCTGCTGCCGGACACCGACACTCAAGGCGCCAGCCTGATCGTTCAGGAGATCCTGCAAGCGTTGCGCCGTGCGGCCATCGAGCACCTGGGCAGCCCGTTGGGGCGGGTGTCCGCCAGTGCTGGTATCGCGGTGGTTGCGCCCTCGCTGGGGCGCGTCACCCCGGAGAACCTGATCACGGCGGCGGACGAGGCGCTGTACACGGCAAAACGCCAGGGGCGGGATCGCTATTGCGTGGCGGGGAGCGTGCCGGTTGCGGCGCGCAGCAACCCCTAG
- a CDS encoding MgtC/SapB family protein, whose amino-acid sequence MDWKIFLLRVSVALLLGALIGAERQLRQRLTGLRTNALVSTGACLFVLMTQAVPGMAPTDASRIAAYVVSGIGFLGGGVIMRDGFNVRGLNTAATLWCTAAVGVLCSLGLLLEASLGSLVVLCANILLRDIAQRLDRQDMVPASEVEQRFEVRIVCRAEDEIQVRSLMLHSLSDPGLRLQSLHSEDLADPARLEVRAELLGTPQAPTSLERLVSRVSLEKGVSSVRWQLQRPVLDAD is encoded by the coding sequence ATGGATTGGAAAATCTTTCTGCTGCGCGTGAGCGTGGCCCTGCTGCTCGGTGCCCTGATCGGTGCCGAGCGTCAACTGCGCCAGCGCCTGACCGGCCTGCGCACCAACGCGCTGGTGAGCACCGGCGCCTGCCTGTTCGTGCTGATGACCCAGGCGGTGCCGGGCATGGCACCCACCGACGCCTCGCGCATCGCCGCCTACGTGGTGTCGGGCATCGGCTTCCTCGGCGGTGGCGTGATCATGCGCGATGGTTTCAACGTACGCGGCCTGAACACCGCCGCCACCCTCTGGTGCACCGCGGCGGTGGGCGTGCTGTGCAGCCTCGGGCTGCTGCTCGAGGCATCGCTGGGCAGCCTGGTGGTGCTGTGCGCCAACATCCTGCTGCGCGACATCGCCCAGCGCCTGGACCGCCAGGACATGGTGCCGGCCAGCGAGGTCGAGCAGCGCTTCGAGGTGCGCATCGTCTGCCGCGCCGAGGACGAGATCCAGGTGCGCAGCCTGATGCTGCACAGCCTGAGCGACCCGGGCCTGCGCTTGCAGTCGCTGCACAGCGAGGACCTGGCTGATCCGGCGCGCCTGGAAGTGCGCGCGGAACTGCTCGGCACGCCCCAGGCCCCCACCTCGCTGGAGCGCCTGGTCAGCCGGGTCAGCCTGGAGAAAGGCGTGAGTTCGGTACGCTGGCAGTTGCAACGCCCAGTGCTGGATGCCGACTAG
- a CDS encoding bile acid:sodium symporter family protein codes for MTASPLLTAVLPLALGIIMLGLGLSLTLADFARVVKYPKPVLVGLTCQVLLLPLVCFLIANGFGLESALAVGLMLLAASPGGTTANLFSHLAHGDVALNITLTAVNSLIAILTMPLLVNLSLTWFMASDQAIPLQFAKVMQVFAIVLLPVALGMLIRHWAPRFAARMEKPMKLVAALFLAFTIVLALAKDWQTVVEYAPVVGGAALLFNLLSLGVGYWVPRLLSIPRRQAIAIGMEIGIHNGTLAIALALSPTLLNNATMAVPAAIYSLIMFFTAAGFGWWVSRGQKAGSTVGDCA; via the coding sequence ATGACCGCCTCGCCGCTGCTCACCGCCGTCCTGCCCCTCGCCCTGGGCATCATCATGCTGGGCCTGGGGTTGTCGCTGACCCTGGCCGACTTCGCCCGGGTGGTCAAATACCCGAAACCCGTGCTGGTGGGGCTGACCTGCCAGGTCCTGCTGCTGCCGCTGGTGTGTTTTCTGATTGCCAACGGCTTCGGCCTGGAGTCGGCCCTGGCGGTGGGCCTGATGCTGCTGGCGGCCTCGCCGGGCGGCACCACCGCCAACCTGTTCAGCCACCTGGCCCATGGCGACGTGGCGCTGAACATCACCCTCACCGCCGTCAACTCGCTGATCGCCATCCTCACCATGCCGCTGCTGGTGAACCTGTCGCTGACCTGGTTCATGGCGTCCGACCAGGCCATCCCGCTGCAATTCGCCAAGGTCATGCAGGTGTTCGCCATCGTCCTGCTGCCGGTGGCGCTGGGCATGCTGATCCGCCACTGGGCGCCGCGCTTCGCCGCGCGCATGGAGAAACCGATGAAACTGGTGGCGGCGTTGTTCCTGGCCTTTACCATCGTGCTGGCGCTGGCCAAGGACTGGCAGACGGTGGTCGAGTATGCGCCAGTAGTGGGCGGCGCCGCGCTGCTGTTCAACCTGCTGAGCCTGGGGGTGGGCTACTGGGTGCCGCGGCTGCTGAGCATCCCCCGGCGCCAGGCGATCGCCATCGGCATGGAGATCGGTATTCACAACGGCACGCTGGCCATCGCCCTGGCCCTGAGCCCGACGCTCTTGAACAACGCGACCATGGCGGTACCGGCGGCGATCTACAGCCTGATCATGTTCTTCACGGCGGCGGGGTTTGGCTGGTGGGTGAGCCGGGGGCAGAAGGCCGGTAGCACCGTCGGCGATTGCGCGTAG
- a CDS encoding DapH/DapD/GlmU-related protein, with translation MIRRNPSGHLPDIAVSAYIDPTAIICGKVIIHDNVFVGPYAVIRADEVDASGDMQPIIIGANSNIQDGVVIHSKSGAAVRIGQYSSIAHRSIVHGPCQVGDRVFIGFNSVLFNCQVGDGSVVRHNSVVDGRDLPARFYVPPTEHIGPHTDLGRFPPVSVSASEFSEDVARTNIDLVQGYKALRNEF, from the coding sequence GTGATCCGCAGAAACCCCTCCGGCCATCTCCCCGACATCGCCGTTTCGGCCTACATCGACCCGACCGCGATCATCTGCGGCAAGGTGATCATCCACGACAACGTCTTCGTTGGCCCCTACGCGGTGATTCGTGCCGACGAGGTGGACGCCAGCGGCGACATGCAGCCGATCATCATCGGCGCCAACTCCAATATCCAGGACGGCGTGGTCATCCACTCCAAGTCCGGCGCGGCGGTGCGCATCGGCCAGTACAGCTCGATCGCCCATCGTTCCATCGTGCATGGCCCTTGCCAGGTGGGTGATCGGGTGTTCATCGGTTTCAACAGCGTGCTGTTCAACTGCCAGGTCGGCGACGGCAGCGTGGTGCGGCACAACTCGGTGGTCGATGGCCGTGACTTGCCGGCGCGCTTCTACGTGCCGCCCACCGAGCACATCGGGCCGCATACCGACCTGGGCCGTTTTCCACCGGTCAGTGTTTCGGCGTCCGAGTTCTCGGAGGACGTGGCGCGCACCAACATCGACCTGGTGCAGGGCTACAAGGCCCTGCGCAACGAGTTCTGA
- a CDS encoding GNAT family N-acetyltransferase, whose protein sequence is MTVRPTLAQDLPRLPALERSAAQAFRQYPALAWLADSDVMAEAEHARFQTENGSWVAVNDQDQPLGFLCAAVIGDNLHIHELSVCQQAQGQGLGRQLLDQAIQAARAAGLRAVTLTTFADVPWNGPFYARFGFELLTAEQLDPRLTAILAQERAHGLEGRCAMRIGL, encoded by the coding sequence ATGACCGTCCGCCCCACCCTCGCCCAGGATCTACCACGGCTCCCCGCCCTCGAGCGCTCTGCCGCCCAGGCATTCAGGCAATACCCTGCCCTGGCCTGGCTGGCTGACAGCGACGTGATGGCTGAGGCGGAACATGCACGGTTCCAAACCGAGAACGGCAGCTGGGTCGCCGTGAACGACCAGGACCAGCCACTGGGCTTTCTCTGCGCCGCCGTGATCGGCGACAACCTGCACATCCACGAACTGTCGGTGTGCCAGCAAGCCCAGGGCCAAGGGCTTGGCCGGCAGTTGCTCGACCAGGCGATCCAGGCGGCCCGTGCCGCAGGATTACGCGCGGTGACCCTGACCACGTTCGCCGACGTGCCCTGGAATGGGCCGTTCTATGCGCGTTTTGGTTTCGAGTTGTTGACGGCCGAACAGCTGGACCCACGCTTGACCGCGATACTTGCCCAGGAGCGCGCGCACGGCCTGGAGGGGCGCTGCGCCATGCGCATCGGCCTCTAG
- the dksA gene encoding RNA polymerase-binding protein DksA: MTEDQLLQQPANAYMSEPQRQFFRTLLLAQRRDLQARIEQEFRALREQEVHSDAADLGSAEEERHWQLRSLEREKKLLDKIDQALERLARGDYGWCAETGEPIGLRRLLLRPTATLSIEAKERQELRERHLRRDG, encoded by the coding sequence ATGACCGAAGACCAACTGCTGCAGCAACCCGCCAACGCCTACATGAGCGAACCCCAGCGCCAGTTCTTCCGCACCCTGCTGTTGGCCCAGCGCCGCGACCTGCAAGCGCGCATCGAACAGGAGTTTCGTGCCCTGCGCGAACAGGAAGTGCACAGCGACGCCGCCGACCTGGGCAGCGCCGAGGAGGAACGCCACTGGCAGCTGCGCTCGCTGGAGCGCGAGAAGAAGCTGCTCGACAAGATCGACCAGGCGCTGGAACGCCTGGCCCGGGGCGACTACGGCTGGTGCGCCGAAACCGGCGAGCCCATCGGCCTGCGCCGCCTGCTGTTGCGCCCCACCGCGACCCTGAGCATCGAGGCCAAGGAGCGCCAGGAGCTCAGGGAGCGCCACCTGCGCCGTGACGGCTAG
- a CDS encoding class I SAM-dependent methyltransferase: MKDVHASASTGYTRQSGNYEQGRPDYPIALLDWLRDALGVSNGTTVLDLGAGTGKFTRLLTSLAPRLTAVEPVAAMRERLHEQLPDVPVHAGTAQHMPVADASQQVLVCAQAFHWFADSAALAEMHRVLAPGGRLGLVWNVRDESVDWVARITEIITPYEGDTPRFHTGRWREAFDGRWFSPPTLTTLPHVHEGSPRTVIIERLRSVSFIAALPQAEQDKVMTRLQDLIDHHPDLKGRERIAFPYRTQAYRCQRLD; this comes from the coding sequence ATGAAGGATGTACACGCCTCGGCCAGCACCGGCTACACCCGCCAGTCAGGCAACTACGAGCAGGGCCGGCCGGACTACCCCATCGCACTGCTGGACTGGTTGCGCGACGCACTGGGCGTCAGCAACGGCACGACAGTGCTGGACCTGGGCGCCGGCACCGGTAAGTTCACCCGCCTGCTCACCTCGCTGGCACCGCGCCTGACGGCGGTGGAGCCGGTGGCCGCCATGCGCGAGCGCCTCCATGAGCAACTGCCCGACGTGCCCGTGCACGCAGGCACCGCCCAGCACATGCCGGTGGCCGACGCCAGCCAGCAGGTGCTGGTCTGCGCCCAGGCCTTCCACTGGTTCGCCGATAGCGCCGCCCTGGCCGAGATGCACCGGGTGCTGGCGCCCGGCGGCCGCCTGGGGCTAGTCTGGAACGTGCGTGACGAGTCAGTGGACTGGGTGGCGCGTATCACCGAGATCATCACCCCCTATGAAGGCGACACACCGCGCTTTCATACAGGCCGCTGGCGCGAGGCTTTTGACGGCCGCTGGTTCAGCCCGCCAACCCTGACCACCCTGCCCCATGTCCACGAAGGCAGCCCGCGGACCGTGATCATCGAGCGGCTGCGCTCGGTCAGCTTCATCGCCGCCCTGCCCCAGGCCGAACAGGACAAGGTCATGACGCGGCTGCAGGACCTGATCGACCACCACCCCGACCTCAAGGGCCGCGAGCGCATCGCCTTCCCCTACCGGACCCAGGCCTACCGCTGTCAACGCCTGGATTAA
- a CDS encoding Dyp-type peroxidase produces MPFQPGLLATPVPAHARHLFFALDAVEALPAVLDQLLPQVDGKTLILAVGAPLAKALGREVPGLRSFPQLEAVVENPATQHALWLWLRGEERGELFLRAQALQQALAPALRLVDSLEGFLHRGGHDLTGYEDGTENPVDEDAVAAAIVPGDVPGLAGSSFAAFQLWKHDLNYFKSLPQVEQDNIIGRRLSDNEELDDAPESAHVKRTAQESFEPEAFVVRRSLAWADERGAGLAFVALGHSLDAFEVQLRRMSGLEDGVIDGLYRFSRPLSGGYYWCPPLTETGADLRLLLG; encoded by the coding sequence ATGCCGTTCCAGCCAGGTCTGCTTGCCACACCGGTGCCGGCCCATGCCCGCCACCTGTTCTTCGCCCTCGATGCGGTCGAGGCCCTGCCCGCTGTCCTGGACCAACTGTTGCCGCAGGTCGACGGCAAGACCCTGATCCTCGCTGTCGGCGCGCCGCTGGCCAAGGCCCTGGGCCGCGAAGTACCTGGCCTGCGCAGCTTCCCGCAGCTGGAGGCCGTGGTGGAGAACCCGGCCACCCAGCACGCCCTGTGGTTGTGGCTGCGTGGCGAGGAGCGCGGCGAGCTGTTCCTGCGCGCCCAGGCCCTGCAGCAAGCCCTGGCACCGGCTTTGCGCCTGGTGGACAGCCTCGAGGGTTTCCTGCACCGCGGTGGCCATGACCTGACCGGCTACGAAGACGGCACCGAGAACCCGGTGGACGAAGACGCCGTTGCCGCCGCCATCGTGCCGGGCGATGTGCCTGGCCTGGCAGGCTCGAGCTTTGCCGCGTTCCAGCTGTGGAAGCACGACTTGAACTACTTCAAGTCGCTGCCCCAGGTAGAACAGGACAACATCATCGGCCGCCGCCTGAGCGACAACGAAGAGCTCGACGACGCGCCCGAGTCGGCCCACGTCAAGCGCACCGCCCAGGAGAGCTTTGAACCCGAGGCGTTCGTCGTCCGCCGTTCGCTGGCCTGGGCCGACGAGCGTGGCGCCGGCCTGGCGTTCGTGGCCCTGGGGCATTCGCTCGACGCCTTCGAGGTGCAGCTGCGCCGCATGAGCGGGCTGGAAGACGGTGTGATCGATGGTTTGTACCGCTTCAGCCGGCCGCTGAGCGGCGGCTACTACTGGTGCCCGCCGCTGACCGAGACCGGCGCTGACCTGCGTCTGTTGCTGGGCTAG
- a CDS encoding dihydroorotase — MDDLLLRNARLVNEGREFEGDLLVRHGRIERIAGSLEGARARCEIDARGAWLLPGMIDDQVHFREPGAPHKGCIASESRAAVAGGITSFMDMPNTHPPTLTLEALADKKRRAAASSLANYGFHFGVSRDNLDTIAALDPREVAGVKVFMGASTGNMLVDDPQVLEKLFIYTPTLLLAHCEHTPSILENEARWQAHHGEFIPPAAHPLIRDAEACYRSSSLAVALARRFGTRLHVLHLTTARELELFQAGPVAGKRITAEVCLHHLLFDDGDYASLGHLIKCNPAIKTRSDRDALRRALLDDRIDVIGTDHAPHTLEEKRQRYSRAPSGLPLVQHALPAALELVSEGVLSMAQVVAKTSHAVAELFAIRERGFLREGYWADLALVERLGTPRAVADDPVLARCGWTPFQSRSFQHVVRSTVVSGQLAWHQGRVQPHCQGLPLLFDRPCPR, encoded by the coding sequence ATGGACGACTTGTTGTTGCGCAATGCGCGGCTGGTCAATGAAGGGCGTGAGTTCGAAGGTGACCTGCTGGTGCGCCATGGCCGGATCGAACGTATCGCCGGCAGCCTCGAGGGGGCCCGGGCGCGCTGCGAGATCGATGCCCGGGGTGCCTGGCTACTGCCTGGAATGATCGACGACCAGGTGCACTTTCGCGAGCCGGGCGCGCCGCACAAGGGCTGCATCGCCAGCGAGTCGCGGGCGGCGGTGGCGGGGGGGATCACCAGTTTCATGGACATGCCCAACACCCACCCGCCCACCCTGACGCTCGAGGCCCTGGCGGACAAGAAGCGCAGGGCGGCGGCCAGTTCGCTGGCCAATTATGGCTTCCACTTCGGCGTCAGCCGCGACAACCTCGACACCATCGCCGCGCTGGACCCGCGCGAGGTGGCCGGGGTCAAGGTGTTCATGGGCGCCTCCACCGGCAACATGCTGGTGGATGACCCGCAGGTGCTGGAAAAGCTGTTCATCTACACCCCGACCCTTCTGCTCGCCCATTGCGAGCACACCCCGAGCATCCTGGAAAACGAAGCCAGGTGGCAGGCGCACCACGGCGAGTTCATCCCGCCTGCCGCGCACCCGTTGATCCGTGACGCCGAGGCCTGCTACCGCTCGTCCAGCCTGGCGGTCGCGCTGGCCCGGCGTTTCGGCACACGGCTGCACGTGCTGCACCTGACCACCGCGCGCGAACTGGAACTGTTCCAGGCGGGCCCGGTGGCGGGCAAGCGCATCACCGCCGAGGTGTGTCTGCATCACCTGCTGTTCGACGACGGCGACTACGCCAGCCTCGGCCACCTGATCAAGTGCAACCCGGCGATCAAGACCCGCAGCGACCGCGACGCCCTGCGCCGGGCCTTGCTCGACGACCGCATCGATGTGATCGGCACCGACCATGCGCCGCACACGCTGGAAGAAAAGCGCCAGCGCTACAGCCGTGCGCCGTCTGGCTTGCCGTTGGTGCAGCACGCGTTGCCAGCGGCGCTCGAGCTGGTCAGCGAAGGCGTGTTGAGCATGGCGCAGGTGGTGGCCAAGACCAGCCATGCGGTGGCCGAGCTGTTCGCCATCCGCGAGCGTGGTTTCTTGCGCGAGGGGTATTGGGCGGACCTTGCCCTGGTCGAGCGACTGGGCACGCCGCGCGCGGTGGCCGACGACCCGGTGCTGGCCCGTTGCGGCTGGACGCCGTTCCAGTCGCGAAGCTTCCAGCATGTGGTGCGCAGCACCGTGGTGTCCGGGCAACTGGCCTGGCACCAAGGGCGCGTACAGCCGCATTGCCAGGGGCTGCCACTGCTGTTCGACCGTCCATGCCCACGGTAG
- a CDS encoding sterol desaturase family protein: MLFNLAILFGTLVAMEGVGTLAHKYVMHGWGWWLHRSHHEPQLGMLETNDLYLVALGLIATALVALGKAGHAPLQWVGGGVAGYGVAYVLAHDGFFHRHWPRAPKPVNRYLKRLYRAHRLHHAVKGREGSVSFGFFYAPPLRVLKQQLKRRRGL, encoded by the coding sequence ATGTTGTTCAACCTCGCCATCCTGTTCGGCACACTGGTGGCCATGGAAGGCGTCGGCACGCTGGCCCACAAGTACGTCATGCATGGCTGGGGCTGGTGGCTGCACCGCTCGCACCATGAACCACAGTTGGGCATGCTGGAGACCAACGACCTGTATCTGGTCGCCCTGGGGCTGATCGCCACGGCGCTGGTGGCGCTGGGCAAGGCCGGGCATGCGCCGTTGCAGTGGGTCGGCGGCGGCGTGGCCGGGTATGGTGTGGCCTATGTGCTGGCCCATGACGGCTTCTTTCATCGCCACTGGCCACGGGCGCCGAAGCCGGTCAATCGCTACCTCAAGCGCCTGTACCGGGCGCATCGGCTGCACCATGCGGTGAAGGGGCGCGAGGGCAGTGTGTCGTTCGGCTTCTTCTACGCGCCGCCGCTGCGGGTGTTGAAGCAACAGTTGAAGCGGCGCAGGGGCCTGTAG